In one Nitrospinota bacterium genomic region, the following are encoded:
- a CDS encoding type II toxin-antitoxin system RelB/DinJ family antitoxin, producing MSANALVQARIDAAIKEEAAAALAAMGLTVSDAVRLLLTRVAKEHTLPFEPLVPNAKTVKAMKEARRGELASFRNIAGLMADLNEDD from the coding sequence ATGTCAGCCAACGCACTGGTCCAGGCCCGGATTGACGCGGCAATCAAAGAAGAAGCCGCGGCGGCGCTGGCGGCCATGGGATTGACCGTGTCCGACGCGGTGCGCCTGTTGCTTACCCGTGTGGCCAAGGAGCATACGTTGCCTTTCGAGCCTCTCGTCCCCAACGCTAAAACGGTGAAGGCAATGAAAGAGGCGCGGCGCGGCGAGCTTGCCTCGTTCAGGAATATTGCCGGCTTGATGGCCGACCTGAATGAGGACGATTGA
- a CDS encoding type II toxin-antitoxin system YafQ family toxin, producing the protein MRTIERTGQFKRDYKREIKGRNRPVLEKEFPDVLAALLADRPLPERHRDHPLAGEWKDHRDCHIKPDLILIYRKPDSTRLQMVRLGSHSELGL; encoded by the coding sequence ATGAGGACGATTGAGCGCACCGGCCAGTTCAAGCGCGACTACAAACGCGAAATCAAGGGCCGTAACCGGCCGGTTCTGGAAAAAGAATTTCCGGATGTTCTCGCGGCGTTGTTGGCGGACAGGCCATTGCCAGAGAGGCATCGCGACCATCCGCTGGCCGGCGAGTGGAAAGACCATCGAGACTGCCATATAAAACCCGACCTGATATTGATCTACCGCAAGCCCGATTCCACAAGATTACAGATGGTGCGGCTGGGTTCGCACTCGGAACTTGGATTGTAA